A window of the Falco biarmicus isolate bFalBia1 chromosome 10, bFalBia1.pri, whole genome shotgun sequence genome harbors these coding sequences:
- the PSMF1 gene encoding proteasome inhibitor PI31 subunit, with translation MAGLELLYAWARAAVSRPQDALICGVHWELVRHGYRCLGAGDQPGPDERKSELLPAGWEANKEVYTLRYKSVDDARELLLKAIMVEDSMILNIMDCSSQKVADVTLAVADYVNPEHLDDFHRVYKNTEELRTRIASGIIAPLGAPTEKAKKEPEAKKKDPELHQDDDPLRVPHHHPAGTRAPSWPSPLSPFAVGGEDLDPFGGRTGGMIVDPLRSGFPQPGIDPSSGIPGRLPPGAVPPGARFDPFGPLGAGRSGPDPDHLPPPGYDDMFM, from the exons ATGgcggggctggagctgctgtacGCCTGGGCGCGGGCCGCAGTCTCCCGCCCGCAGGACGCGCTCATCTGCGGCGTGCACTGGGAGCTGGTCCGGCACGGCTACCGCTGCCTCGGCGCGGGCGACCAG CCAGGTCCTGATGAAAGGAagtcagagctgctgcctgccggCTGGGAAGCCAACAAGGAGGTATACACACTGCGCTACAAGTCCGTGGATGATGCCcgtgagctgctgctgaaggccaTCATGGTGGAAGACAGTATGATCCTCAACATCATG GATTGCAGTTCTCAGAAGGTAGCAGATGTGACCTTGGCAGTGGCGGACTATGTCAATCCAGAGCACCTGGATGATTTCCACAG ggTGTACAAGAACACTGAGGAGCTGAGAACAAGGATTGCTTCAGGCATCATTGCTCCCCTTGGGGCCCCCACAGAAAAGGCCAAAAAGGAACCTGAGGCTAAGAAGAAGGATCCGGAGTTGCACCAGGATGACGACCCCCTCAGAGTCCCTCACCACCACCCAGCAGGGACAAGAGCACCGTCCTG GCCTTCCCCCTTGAGCCCCTTTGCTGTTGGTGGGGAAGACCTGGACCCTTTTGG AGGTCGGACTGGGGGAATGATCGTGGATCCTCTCCGGTCTGGCTTCCCACAGCCTGGCATTGACCCATCGTCAGGCATCCCTGGCCGGCTTCCCCCGGGAGCAGTTCCACCAGGTGCCAGATTCGACCCCTTTGGCCCGTTAGGGGCTGGTAGATCCGG gccAGATCCTGACCACCTTCCCCCTCCAGGCTATGACGACATGTTCATGTGA